A single genomic interval of Asterias amurensis chromosome 1, ASM3211899v1 harbors:
- the LOC139938045 gene encoding Rieske domain-containing protein-like has translation MDEASSILSRSTSESSEWVAVGTEAELKEKRRKTLEVSNRKVTIFFQDVRFYVLDFHCYHAGGPLDVGNIEEVNGVSCVVCPWHKYKISLGSGEGFYQSIDPHDRKKPPCWKSKGVKQRTHHIEVRGQTVYVKLSTSKTELESDHYYSKKYREMMDPS, from the exons ATGGATGAAGCATCATCAATCTTATCTCGGTCTACATCTGAATCCTCGGAATGGGTTGCCGTAGGAACAGAGGCAGAATTGAAGGAGAAGAGAAGGAAAACGTTAGAGGTATCCAACAGGAAGGTCACAATCTTCTTTCAAGATGTCAGGTTTTATGTCTTGGATTTCCATTGCTACC ATGCCGGAGGACCACTGGATGTTGGAAATATTGAG GAAGTAAATGGAGTAAGTTGTGTCGTGTGTCCGTGGCATAAGTACAAGATCAGCTTAGGGTCAGGCGAGGGATTCTATCAGTCCATCG ACCCACATGATAGAAAGAAACCCCCCTGCTGGAAGTCAAAGGGGGTCAAGCAGCGAACCCACCACAttgaggtcagaggtcaaacagTCTACGTCAAACTGTCAACATCCAAGACAGAACTAGAGTCTGATCACTATTATTCCAAGAAATATCGAGAAATGATGGATCCGAGTTAA
- the LOC139941128 gene encoding putative lipid scramblase CLPTM1: protein MADNTAVAESASASGGDLVPSDSAVAENQNGQAGAQEQAPPPQQSTWQTVKGMAFRVFVFYMVMSFFRKSSAPAENTTTTEDGKAVVSSKLAGNLFPKGMAMDLRIYVTDQEKFTQFNESQYLFWELTDLEYGDWSSGPNGDGSYELTNFVDVSEEAMNNGSLYIHIFFTKNGYSPDPRQKGKFAKRYTVSMSKRLNRFKKRHFTKTKNLLTGETEASLEDLKRAEEEGPTQIVSHWHPNLTVNIVDDHTPWRAGSVPSPLDEYVKFHVSGDYYPMVYVNDYWNLNSDYTPINESTPRLPLTLTYTPISLFKLQFYAAQSMRNQWTMIMGDSGGGEDDDEQDSLKRAMLETNPYLLGLTFVVSIVHSVFEFLAFKNDIQFWNNRKSLEGLSVRSVFFGVFQSLIVLLYIMDNETNFVIKVSVFIGLIIEGWKITKVVNVKFDRENPYLGFIPIRFEDKSSYTQSSTKKFDQMAFKYLSWLLFPLLAGYSVYSVIYQEHKGWYSFVLNMLYGFLLTFGFIMMTPQLFINYKMKSVAHLPWRMLTYKALNTFIDDIFAFVIKMPMLYRIGCLRDDVVFLIYVYQRYIYPVDLKRVNEYGTTGEMHIDADTKKLGNTAGEDPKAITAAPKTEEEKKKD, encoded by the exons ATGGCGGACAACACAGCTGTAGCAGAATCGGCTTCAGCCAGTGGAGGTGATTTGGTTCCAAGCGATTCTGCAGTGGCCGAGAATCAAAATGGACAG GCTGGTGCACAGGAGCAGGCACCTCCTCCCCAACAGAGCACATGGCAAACCGTCAAAGGTATGGCCTTCCGTGTCTTTGTTTTCTACATGGTTATGAGCTTCTTCCGCAAGTCCTCAGCTCCTGCCGAGAACACAACCACCACAGAGGACGGTAAAGCTGTAGTCAGTTCCAAGTTGGCCGGTAATCTCTTCCCAAAGGGGATGGCAATG GATCTTCGTATTTATGTGACCGACCAAGAGAAGTTCACACAGTTCAATGAGAGTCAGTATTTGTTTTGGGAGCTGACGGACCTGGAGTATGGGGACTGGTCTAGCGGTCCCAATGGGGACGGATCATACGAGTTAACAAACTTTGTGGACGTATCGGAG GAAGCAATGAACAATGGTTCCTTGTACATCCACATCTTCTTCACAAAGAACGGTTATTCCCCAGATCCAAGACAGAAAGGAAAGTTTGCCAAGAGATACACAGTctcaatgagtaaaa GACTGAATCGATTCAAGAAACGTCATTTCACCAAAACAAAGAATCTACTGACAGGAGAGACTGAAGCCAGTCTAGAAGACCTTAAG AGGGCAGAGGAGGAGGGTCCAACGCAGATTGTTTCCCACTGGCATCCCAATCTCACTGTTAACATTGTAGACGATCACACTCCATGGAGGGCTGGCAGTGTACCTTCGCCGCTGGATGAAT ATGTCAAATTTCACGTGTCTGGTGATTACTACCCTATGGTTTATGTTAACGATTACTGGAACCTCAACAGTGATTACACACCCATCAATGAGTCGACTCC GCGCCTTCCTCTCACCCTGACCTACACACCCATCTCACTGTTCAAGCTTCAATTCTATGCTGCTCAGTCTATGCGTAATCAGTGGACGATGATCATGGGAGATAGCGGAGGTGGGGAAGACGATGATGAGCAAGACAGCTTAAAG AGAGCTATGCTGGAGACCAAcccatatctcctaggactcaCCTTTGTCGTCTCTATCGTCCACAGTGTCTTTGAATTCCTGGCATTCAAAAATG ATATCCAGTTCTGGAATAACCGCAAGTCCCTAGAAGGCCTGTCTGTTCGCTCTGTGTTCTTCGGTGTGTTCCAGTCGCTGATTGTGCTTCTCTACATCATGGATAATGAGACCAACTTTGTCATTAAGGTCAGCGTGTTCATTGGTCTGATCATAGAGGGATGGAAGATCACCAAAGTTGTCAATGTCAAG ttTGACAGGGAGAATCCATACCTTGGATTCATCCCGatacggtttgaagataaatcCTCCTACACGCAGTCCTCTACTAAGAAATTTGACCAG aTGGCGTTTAAGTATCTGTCTTGGTTATTATTTCCACTTCTTGCCGGATACTCAGTCTATTCAGTCATATATCAGGAACATAAAGGCTGGTACTCATTCGTCCTTAACATGCTCTATGGCTTCCTGCTTACATTTG GTTTCATCATGATGACACCCCAGCTGTTCATTAACTACAAGATGAAATCAGTGGCTCACCTTCCATGGCGTATGCTCACCTACAAAGCTCTCAACACCTTCATAGACGATATCTTTGCCTTTGTTATTAAGATGCCGATGCTTTATCGTATTGGATGTTTACGTGATG ATGTGGTCTTCTTAATCTACGTCTACCAGCGCTACATCTATCCAGTAGATCTGAAACGAGTCAACGAGTACGGCACTACGGGTGAAATGCACATTGATGCAGACACCAAGAAGCTTGGAAATACCGCGGGAGAAGATCCCAAAGCAATAACCGCCGCCCCGAAGACAGAggaagaaaagaagaaagacTAA